A window of Ignavibacteriales bacterium contains these coding sequences:
- a CDS encoding class I SAM-dependent methyltransferase, whose protein sequence is MKQQPSKLISANNFYDEVSDIYEQMIDFKKNLVLRENAYKKIFFVKGNVADIGCGIGLDSIALALNGHSVTAFDISPKMVEQAKLNAAKYNVNISSHVHSFQTISKRFSGKFNYVVSVGNTIAHVNTRELREAIKVMCRLLLPGGKIFLHILNYQLIKKENKRINNIANSNEKIIIRFYDFRKNDLDFNILSFPQNLPKEFKLVTTKHYPHTKDEIGAYLRAVGFTKIKFMKNFAGERFNTNHSKDMFVEAVKKL, encoded by the coding sequence TTCTACGACGAGGTTTCGGATATTTATGAACAGATGATTGATTTCAAGAAAAATCTTGTTCTGCGTGAGAATGCATACAAGAAAATATTTTTTGTTAAAGGAAATGTTGCAGATATTGGATGCGGTATTGGATTAGATTCGATTGCTCTTGCATTAAACGGACACAGCGTAACAGCTTTTGATATTTCTCCCAAGATGGTTGAGCAGGCAAAACTTAATGCGGCAAAATATAATGTTAACATCTCTTCGCATGTTCACTCTTTCCAAACAATATCGAAAAGATTCAGTGGTAAATTTAATTATGTTGTCTCGGTAGGAAATACAATCGCTCATGTTAACACACGAGAACTAAGAGAAGCTATAAAAGTAATGTGTCGTCTGCTTCTTCCGGGCGGTAAAATATTTCTTCACATTCTTAATTATCAGCTAATCAAAAAGGAAAATAAAAGAATTAATAACATAGCTAACAGTAACGAAAAAATTATTATCCGCTTTTATGATTTCCGGAAGAATGATCTGGATTTCAACATTCTTTCTTTTCCACAAAACTTGCCGAAAGAATTCAAATTAGTTACGACAAAACATTATCCACACACAAAAGATGAAATTGGAGCTTATCTAAGAGCGGTTGGATTTACTAAAATTAAATTCATGAAGAATTTTGCCGGCGAAAGGTTTAACACGAACCATTCGAAAGATATGTTTGTTGAAGCGGTAAAGAAATTATAA
- a CDS encoding PH domain-containing protein, with translation MRTPLRKDEQILFETHKHWYVLIIPFLFSLIIISLSLYFYTKPNPVYWWYFTFPLIAVIYFVFKYYSWKFDLWVVTNYRVIDEFGVFSISSKESPIDKINNVSYQQSLLGRIMGFGNVQIQTAAEMGETSYTNISRPQQLKEALSNAQELYKEYQMNKQAYKLADAVDGEIGEEMKECPFCAEKIKAKAKVCRYCKKEL, from the coding sequence ATGAGAACGCCGCTTAGGAAAGATGAACAAATACTTTTCGAAACTCACAAACATTGGTATGTGCTTATTATCCCGTTTTTGTTTTCGCTAATTATAATCTCATTATCGCTCTACTTTTATACAAAGCCAAACCCAGTATATTGGTGGTATTTCACTTTTCCATTAATAGCAGTTATCTACTTTGTCTTCAAATATTATTCTTGGAAATTTGATCTTTGGGTAGTTACAAATTATCGTGTCATCGATGAATTTGGCGTCTTCTCTATTAGCTCCAAAGAAAGTCCGATTGATAAAATAAATAATGTGTCTTATCAGCAGTCTCTCCTTGGAAGAATTATGGGATTTGGAAATGTGCAGATTCAAACAGCTGCAGAGATGGGTGAAACGAGCTACACAAATATTTCTCGCCCGCAACAATTAAAAGAAGCTCTTTCAAATGCACAAGAATTATATAAAGAGTACCAGATGAACAAACAGGCGTATAAACTTGCCGATGCTGTTGACGGTGAAATTGGCGAAGAGATGAAAGAGTGTCCATTTTGTGCAGAAAAAATAAAAGCCAAAGCAAAAGTGTGTAGATATTGTAAAAAAGAATTATAA